DNA from Acidobacteriota bacterium:
CGCAGATCCCGAAACAGGACGGCGATGGCCGAGCAGGCCAGGCTGACACCGGCGACGAAAATCGCGAGCAGAAGGATGATCAGCGGAAGCGCGGTGAGGGAAACGCCGATGGGGGTTCCGACGGTCAGGCGCGCGATCACGAGCGCACCGAAGAGAATCGGAAGCGCGAGAATCAGATGAACGAGGTGTGCAGTGATGACCACGAGCGGAAGAATCTCACCCGGAAATGTGACCTTCTTGATGAGCGCGCTGTTTGCGCTGATCGCCGTGGTCGACTCGAGCACCGCTCCGCTGAAATACGTCCACGGAAGAATGCCCGCGAAGAGGAACAAAGCGTAAGGGTGGATGTCGAAGCGGCGAAAGAACGTCGTGAAGACGAATGTGTAGACCGCGAGCATGAGCAGCGGATTGGCGAGCGACCAGAAGTAACCGAGAATCGATCCGCGGTATCGCGCCTTCAGGTCACGGGAAGTCAGAGCCACGAGAAGGGCGCGGGCCCTGAAAATCTGCATGACCGGCGGAGTATGGCGGCGCCGGATGCGCGTCCCCCCCTCCTGCTTCTGCGCAGCGGGGCTCGAATCCGGCTGCGGCTTGCTCATCAGTCGACGCTTGTGACGATCAGCATGAGGGTGGTCGCTCCCACGCGAAATTCGGACTGGTTGTAGATCTCGACCTCTCCTTCGATCTTCTGCCCTTCGATCCACGTGCCGTTGCGAGAGTCGAGGTCGCGGAGAAAGTAGTGGCCGTCGCGGACCGAGAGCTCGGCATGCTGGCGCGACGACTCCTGGTCGGGAAGGACGATGTCGGCGTCGGCTCGCCCGATCGTCACGACCGGCCGTTCGATCCGGAAGACCTGCGCAGCCCCCGGACCCTCGGTGATCGCCAGCGAAAGCCGGACGTTGTCCGGCATTTTCGGATCGCTCATCGCGACGCGGGCGTTGGTTTCTTCGGTCGTGCTCGCCGCCTCCCGGCGGCCTCTCCGGACGAAAGTTTCGTCATGCGTGTCGGCGGCGGGGGATGGGGCGGAGCTGCCAGTCAGCTTCGGGTTGTGGATCTCGAAGACCTCCTTGCACTTGGCGCATCGAATCTTCTTCGAAGGCTGGTCTCCGAACTTACTCTCGTCGTAGTTGTATCTTGTGGCGCAGTGCGCACACTCGATGATCACAGGGCCCCCATCCGCAAGGCGTACGGATCGCGACGATAGCAAAGGACCCGCGAGCCCGGCAAGCGGGGAGGCAGGAGACAGGGTCAGGAGACAGGATTCAGGATACAGGATTCAGGAGACAGGATTCAGAAGACAGGATTCAGGATCCAGGAGCCAGGAGCCAGGGAGAAGAAGCAGGATACAGGAGACAGGATTCCAGAGCCGGTTGCCGGTTGCCGGAGTTGAAGAGTGAAGAGTGAAGAGTGAAAGAAGGGACGCCGCGAACGTACCTCTCCTTACTCTCTCACCCTTTATTCACGAGTCTGCCGCCGGTCCTTCGTCGTTTCGCTATCCTGAAACCTGTCTCCTGAATCCTGAATCCTGATCCTGGCTCCTAATCCCTGCGTTTCGGTGGCTCCATGTTGTAGAAGAAGCTGACCGTGACCCTTTCGGTGGCTCCCGGAAAATCCCCGGGGAGTGGAGGCAAAGCCGAGGAGAGCTCGATCGCCTTACGGGCGGCGAAATCGTAGGGGGGTGACCCGCTGGGCCGGAGCATC
Protein-coding regions in this window:
- a CDS encoding ABC transporter permease — its product is MSKPQPDSSPAAQKQEGGTRIRRRHTPPVMQIFRARALLVALTSRDLKARYRGSILGYFWSLANPLLMLAVYTFVFTTFFRRFDIHPYALFLFAGILPWTYFSGAVLESTTAISANSALIKKVTFPGEILPLVVITAHLVHLILALPILFGALVIARLTVGTPIGVSLTALPLIILLLAIFVAGVSLACSAIAVLFRDLRDIVANLLNLGFFLTPILYSLEAEFITPIIARILRINPVTPFVLAFQDIFFFSRFPPTSDWVLMVFYALASITIGLIVFDRLRDTLAEAV
- a CDS encoding zinc-ribbon domain-containing protein — its product is MIIECAHCATRYNYDESKFGDQPSKKIRCAKCKEVFEIHNPKLTGSSAPSPAADTHDETFVRRGRREAASTTEETNARVAMSDPKMPDNVRLSLAITEGPGAAQVFRIERPVVTIGRADADIVLPDQESSRQHAELSVRDGHYFLRDLDSRNGTWIEGQKIEGEVEIYNQSEFRVGATTLMLIVTSVD